From Acipenser ruthenus chromosome 2, fAciRut3.2 maternal haplotype, whole genome shotgun sequence, a single genomic window includes:
- the LOC117408894 gene encoding small integral membrane protein 19-like, protein MGGYGAMSDEGTIDYSVHEAWNEATNVYLLVILVSFGLLIYARKNKRKIMRIFTVPPTVESTPEPNFYDSIQKVRLRQQLEMYSIARKHDQQQQQQSDSVQLSME, encoded by the exons ATGGGAGGTTATGGAGCGATGTCTGATGAAGGAACCATTGATTACTCTGTTCACGAAGCTTGGAATGAAGCTACAAATGTATACCTCTTGGTTATTCTCGTCAGTTTTGGACTCCTCATATATGCCAGAAA AAACAAAAGGAAGATCATGAGGATTTTCACAGTGCCTCCTACGGTTGAATCGACACCAGAGCCTAACTTTTATGACAGCATTCAGAAAGTTCGATTACGGCAACAATTAGAAATGTACTCCATTG CAAGGAAACATgatcagcagcagcaacagcagtcaGACAGTGTTCAGCTCTCCATGGAGTAA